Proteins encoded within one genomic window of Bacteroidota bacterium:
- a CDS encoding KilA-N domain-containing protein codes for MAKNKKINIEGKEIAIIAQKENDYISLTDMARSQHQEVVIIKWLSLKSTIEYLGEWEALYNPDFNYTEFGIIKNTAGSNNFVLSVKQWIEATNAVGLTAKAGRYGGTYAHKDIAFHFGMWISPKFQLLLVKEYQRLKEDENDRLKLEWNFQRTLAKVNYHIHTDAIKENLIPEKLNKRQISFIYANEADVLNLALFGKTAKQWRDENSGETGNIRDFASIEQLVVLSNMESINAMLIQQDIPQSERLQQLNQLAITQMKSLLKHNDRLKKLK; via the coding sequence ATGGCAAAAAACAAGAAAATAAATATTGAAGGAAAAGAGATAGCGATAATCGCACAAAAAGAAAATGATTATATTTCTCTTACTGATATGGCAAGAAGTCAACATCAAGAGGTTGTAATAATTAAATGGTTAAGTTTAAAAAGTACTATTGAATATCTTGGTGAGTGGGAAGCATTGTATAATCCCGATTTTAATTATACCGAATTCGGTATAATTAAAAATACAGCAGGTAGTAATAATTTTGTTTTATCTGTTAAACAGTGGATTGAGGCTACTAATGCTGTTGGTCTAACTGCAAAGGCTGGAAGATATGGAGGAACTTATGCTCATAAAGACATTGCCTTTCATTTTGGAATGTGGATTAGTCCAAAATTTCAATTACTTCTGGTTAAAGAATACCAACGACTTAAAGAAGATGAAAATGACCGTTTGAAACTCGAATGGAATTTCCAACGAACACTTGCAAAGGTTAATTATCATATTCATACCGATGCAATTAAAGAGAATCTAATTCCGGAAAAACTCAACAAAAGACAAATTTCATTTATCTATGCCAACGAGGCTGATGTATTAAACCTTGCTTTATTTGGTAAAACTGCCAAGCAATGGCGTGACGAAAATTCGGGCGAAACGGGAAATATTAGAGACTTTGCAAGCATTGAACAATTAGTAGTTTTGTCGAATATGGAAAGCATCAATGCAATGCTAATACAACAAGATATTCCACAATCAGAACGATTGCAGCAACTTAACCAATTGGCAATAACCCAAATGAAATCGTTGCTTAAACATAACGACAGGCTTAAGAAGTTGAAATAA
- a CDS encoding T9SS type A sorting domain-containing protein → MKTKVFFSLLLVVGLLISQNSNSQNLTYPSNSQTNVLEKSDYQSTKHFVNIKNTGNNMTVGIPNFVWLEKPQVGDEIGAFNSTGKLVGSVCYVGKNTAIAIWGDDETTEEKEGVANGELFTLQLWHHKTGQIDILEVESYLEGNGNFKTNGISIINKLKVKQNGEVLENSMLYQNTPNPTKDFTEIKFYVSDDSNVKISLFTTKGKFIEDLTNQDYSAGEYTLKFNTSQLASGNYYYKMVSENFTQTKYLNISR, encoded by the coding sequence ATGAAAACAAAAGTATTTTTTAGTCTGCTATTAGTTGTTGGCTTGTTGATTAGTCAAAACTCAAATTCTCAAAATTTAACCTACCCATCTAATTCTCAAACTAATGTGTTAGAGAAATCCGATTATCAATCCACAAAACATTTTGTGAATATTAAGAATACCGGAAATAACATGACAGTTGGGATTCCAAATTTTGTGTGGTTAGAAAAACCACAAGTTGGAGATGAGATTGGAGCATTCAATTCGACCGGAAAATTGGTTGGAAGTGTTTGTTATGTCGGAAAAAATACAGCTATTGCAATATGGGGAGACGACGAAACAACTGAAGAAAAAGAAGGAGTTGCAAATGGAGAGTTATTTACTCTACAACTGTGGCATCACAAAACCGGACAAATTGATATTCTCGAAGTGGAAAGTTACCTGGAAGGAAATGGCAATTTCAAAACAAATGGAATTAGCATAATTAATAAGTTGAAAGTTAAGCAAAATGGAGAAGTTTTGGAAAATAGTATGCTTTACCAAAACACCCCAAATCCTACTAAAGATTTTACCGAAATTAAATTTTATGTATCGGACGATAGCAATGTAAAAATTTCACTTTTCACCACAAAAGGAAAATTTATTGAAGATTTAACAAATCAAGATTACAGTGCCGGAGAATACACATTGAAATTTAACACAAGCCAATTAGCCTCAGGAAACTATTATTACAAAATGGTTTCAGAGAATTTTACCCAAACAAAATATTTGAATATATCAAGATAA
- a CDS encoding DUF485 domain-containing protein — protein sequence MDHGPAVELGVDHAAKKKSKLGVFLFFVYLIVYAGFVAIGVADYELMGKIVLGNQNLAVVYGFGLIIFAILLGLYYNWQCTKYENLMNKED from the coding sequence ATGGATCACGGACCTGCTGTGGAACTTGGTGTTGACCATGCCGCCAAGAAGAAATCAAAATTGGGAGTCTTCCTATTTTTTGTTTATTTAATCGTATATGCCGGCTTCGTAGCCATAGGTGTAGCAGATTACGAATTGATGGGAAAAATAGTGCTTGGAAATCAGAACCTTGCTGTGGTTTATGGTTTTGGCTTAATCATTTTCGCCATTTTGCTTGGTTTGTATTATAACTGGCAATGTACAAAGTATGAAAATTTAATGAATAAGGAGGACTAA
- a CDS encoding AAA family ATPase, producing the protein MKLHELHINDFKFFSEVEPASPLLKIDGNHLLIYGENGSGKSTIYWALYTLLESSLKKDDDDIRKYFKKTGNDSLVNIHASSARNNSFIKVVLKDDDGNNPKTFRISRKSRDLSIRNNVDVVKSSMATDFINYRVLFQLHNLKHSKDNDLWLWFEEEVLPYVKKRSFTLFKRIRRIKKGTRKN; encoded by the coding sequence ATGAAGTTGCACGAATTACATATTAACGATTTTAAGTTTTTTTCGGAAGTTGAGCCAGCAAGCCCTTTGCTTAAAATTGATGGAAACCATTTACTAATTTATGGCGAAAACGGAAGTGGAAAATCAACAATCTATTGGGCTTTATACACATTACTTGAATCGAGCCTAAAAAAGGATGATGATGATATTAGGAAGTACTTTAAGAAAACTGGTAATGATAGTCTTGTAAATATTCACGCATCGTCAGCCAGGAATAACTCATTTATTAAAGTGGTTTTAAAAGATGATGATGGCAATAATCCAAAAACATTTCGGATTTCCAGAAAAAGTAGAGATTTATCAATTCGCAATAATGTCGATGTAGTAAAAAGCAGTATGGCAACCGATTTTATAAACTATCGTGTTCTTTTCCAGTTGCACAACCTAAAACACTCAAAAGATAATGACCTTTGGCTTTGGTTTGAAGAAGAAGTATTGCCATATGTAAAAAAAAGGAGCTTCACCCTGTTTAAAAGAATTAGAAGAATTAAAAAAGGGACCAGAAAGAATTAA
- a CDS encoding MGMT family protein has protein sequence MTTKIAKPDEETSFFQKVYKTTRLIPPGRITSYGAIAKFLASPGSTRMVGWALNKSAEQAEFVPAHRVVNRNGLLTGKNHFGWANTMRELLESEGIIIENNKIVNFKEKFWDPAQNIQ, from the coding sequence ATGACTACAAAAATTGCAAAACCAGATGAGGAAACCAGTTTTTTTCAAAAAGTTTACAAAACTACCAGACTTATTCCGCCCGGGCGAATAACTTCCTATGGAGCAATTGCAAAGTTTTTAGCTTCGCCGGGTTCAACACGAATGGTTGGCTGGGCATTGAACAAATCGGCAGAGCAAGCAGAATTTGTTCCGGCTCACAGAGTAGTCAATAGAAATGGACTTTTGACCGGGAAAAATCATTTTGGGTGGGCAAATACGATGAGAGAACTTCTTGAAAGTGAAGGTATAATAATAGAAAATAACAAGATTGTAAATTTTAAGGAAAAGTTTTGGGACCCTGCTCAAAATATTCAATAG
- a CDS encoding bifunctional 3-deoxy-7-phosphoheptulonate synthase/chorismate mutase type II produces the protein MKNSFNILPLEEWFEPFSSKPLIIAGPCSAESESQILSTAQQISENKMVSVFRSGLWKPRTRPETFEGVGEKGLAWLQKVKEETGLLTATEVATPKHIDICLKYGIDILWIGARTCSNPFSVQELANAAKGTGLAFLIKNPINPDIELWQGAIERFANNGIRKIGAIHRGFYPFEKTPFRNIPKWELLIELKRKLPNLPILNDPSHISGTKKYIKEISQKALDLAVDGLMIESHISPESALSDKNQQLEPAELNNLLADLVYRKSENLSIDFSNQLEQFREQIDSIDMQMLELLSQRMNIVEDIGKYKCENDVTILQLRRWEKIISSRSEIGKNLGLSEDFIIKLLQLVHKESILKQVEIMKNHKS, from the coding sequence ATGAAAAATAGTTTTAATATACTTCCTTTAGAGGAATGGTTTGAACCATTTTCGAGCAAACCTTTAATAATTGCCGGTCCTTGCAGTGCCGAATCAGAAAGTCAGATATTATCTACAGCACAACAAATATCTGAAAACAAAATGGTTTCGGTTTTTAGGTCAGGTCTTTGGAAACCCAGAACACGTCCCGAAACATTCGAGGGAGTTGGCGAAAAGGGACTTGCATGGTTGCAAAAAGTAAAAGAGGAAACCGGATTATTAACAGCTACAGAAGTAGCTACACCTAAACATATCGACATTTGTTTAAAATATGGCATTGATATTCTTTGGATTGGTGCCAGAACTTGTTCAAATCCTTTTTCGGTTCAGGAACTTGCCAATGCTGCAAAAGGTACAGGCCTGGCATTTCTTATTAAAAATCCAATTAATCCGGATATTGAGCTTTGGCAGGGTGCAATTGAAAGATTTGCAAATAATGGCATCAGAAAAATTGGAGCTATCCACAGAGGATTTTATCCCTTCGAGAAAACTCCTTTCAGGAATATCCCTAAATGGGAATTGCTAATTGAACTAAAACGAAAACTGCCCAATCTGCCCATTCTAAACGACCCAAGTCATATATCAGGCACGAAAAAATATATAAAAGAAATATCACAAAAGGCTTTAGATTTAGCTGTGGATGGATTGATGATAGAATCCCATATTTCGCCGGAAAGTGCCTTGAGTGATAAAAATCAACAGTTGGAACCTGCCGAGTTAAATAATTTGCTTGCCGACCTGGTTTATAGAAAATCGGAAAATCTAAGCATAGATTTCTCAAACCAGCTCGAACAGTTCAGAGAACAAATAGATTCAATCGATATGCAAATGCTCGAGCTACTAAGCCAAAGAATGAATATTGTTGAAGATATAGGGAAATATAAATGCGAAAATGATGTAACAATTTTGCAGCTCAGAAGATGGGAAAAAATTATATCATCGCGCTCAGAAATTGGGAAAAACTTAGGACTTTCGGAAGATTTTATAATAAAATTATTGCAACTTGTTCACAAAGAATCAATTCTAAAACAAGTTGAAATTATGAAAAATCATAAATCGTAG
- a CDS encoding hybrid sensor histidine kinase/response regulator, whose protein sequence is MIQTKKNSDYSILIVDDQPKNIQILGSILLKESYHISYTQSGKSALNLVNNNDFDLILLDIMMPEMDGYEVCEKIKSNEKSKDIPVIFLTAKTDSNSIIKGLNLGAQDYVIKPFNALELLARVKTHLELKYKSEQLVKMNQTLEEKVEQRTSELVESNKKLEGANSRLITLDKAKSEFLSIISHELRTPLNGIYGFTDLLESTLRTTEQLEYVNELKIAARKLVRFSDTALLITELRADRYRMQSYPCSLNDIFETTFSEHSKTIENKNIEIVKMNNTDLIVIGDFELLQKCISNIVENAIGYSPQNGKITINAQKIDGNIVCEICDSGKGFSDEAIEKLFGFFSCDKVMHHSEGYGLGLAAVKLIMDAHESKVEIGKCAEGGAMVKLILKA, encoded by the coding sequence ATGATACAAACTAAAAAGAATAGTGATTACAGCATTTTAATTGTTGATGATCAACCTAAAAACATTCAAATTCTTGGATCCATTTTGCTAAAAGAATCCTATCATATTTCGTACACTCAAAGTGGGAAATCTGCCCTTAATTTAGTAAATAATAATGATTTTGATTTAATCTTGCTCGATATTATGATGCCTGAAATGGACGGCTACGAAGTATGCGAAAAAATCAAATCTAATGAAAAATCAAAAGATATTCCGGTAATTTTTCTCACAGCAAAAACAGATTCTAATAGCATAATCAAGGGATTGAATCTTGGAGCTCAGGATTATGTGATAAAACCATTTAATGCACTCGAATTGCTCGCAAGAGTTAAAACTCATTTGGAACTTAAGTATAAATCGGAGCAATTGGTTAAAATGAATCAAACCCTTGAAGAAAAAGTCGAACAACGAACATCGGAACTTGTAGAATCGAACAAAAAGCTGGAAGGTGCAAACTCAAGACTTATCACCTTGGATAAAGCTAAATCGGAATTTCTTTCAATAATTAGTCACGAACTTAGAACACCTCTAAACGGAATTTATGGTTTTACCGACCTCTTGGAAAGCACCCTAAGAACCACAGAGCAATTGGAATATGTTAATGAATTGAAAATTGCTGCAAGAAAATTAGTAAGATTTTCTGATACTGCATTGTTGATTACAGAACTTCGTGCCGACCGATACAGAATGCAATCTTACCCATGCTCATTGAATGATATTTTTGAAACAACCTTTAGCGAACATTCAAAAACGATAGAGAACAAAAACATCGAGATTGTTAAAATGAACAATACTGACCTGATTGTTATTGGAGATTTCGAATTGCTTCAAAAATGTATTTCGAACATCGTTGAGAATGCCATTGGATATTCACCCCAAAATGGAAAAATAACAATTAATGCTCAAAAAATTGATGGCAATATTGTCTGCGAAATTTGTGATTCTGGCAAAGGATTCTCTGACGAAGCCATCGAAAAACTATTTGGATTTTTTTCTTGCGATAAAGTTATGCACCACTCCGAAGGTTATGGACTGGGCCTTGCTGCGGTAAAATTAATTATGGACGCTCACGAAAGCAAAGTTGAAATTGGCAAGTGTGCTGAGGGAGGAGCTATGGTTAAACTAATTTTGAAAGCATAA
- a CDS encoding cation acetate symporter translates to MIYGVSVFAIVLFFIFVIFVLGLSFYFARKTKSASGYFAAGGAIHWGVNGIAFAGDYLSAASFLGICGMIAFVGYDGFLYSVGYLAGWIVALFLVAEPLKRLGKFTFTDALDSKFNSKAIQLSAAISTLIVSIFYLIPQMVGAGALVTPLLGLPHWVGVVIVGAIVVFIVATAGMTSTTYVQFIKGGLLIIFSTILAIYIFNNGLSLTPDNEENKYHQFVTLTPTIENNVLSVEGYNIVKEKEVKGHQFVKIKKNNVARWYDLVKENGLPVLKEMLSTTVPSNGEKLYNGEPKENAKFYQVGHMSKIIVDGKEVESTGPLGPFKFLSTIEKSELVRFLKVKFNDGDDKVVVWHQRITSGKEMMMPGLKFKIGKGANFWTKLNFVSLMLALFLGTASLPHILIRYYTVKSQKDARKSTIVAIGAIGGFYVLTLFMGLGAAVNGVLDVESSNMSGPLLAKAFGVGLFSIISAIAFATILGTVSGLIVASSGAIAHDLIDNYLGKNLGDDGKVRAGKIAAFAVGVVAIILGISFKGMNVSFLVGWAFAVAASANLPAILMLLFWKKTTAKGIAWSIVAGIISALGIILTSPTMWDRYGLDKADAPHMLDNPAIISFTLALVVLIFVSLSTQKDNDKLAQK, encoded by the coding sequence ATGATATACGGAGTTTCAGTTTTTGCGATAGTTTTATTTTTTATTTTTGTAATTTTCGTTTTAGGCTTATCCTTTTATTTTGCGAGAAAAACAAAATCTGCAAGTGGTTATTTTGCTGCAGGTGGCGCAATTCATTGGGGTGTAAACGGAATTGCTTTTGCCGGCGATTATCTTTCGGCAGCATCATTTCTTGGAATTTGTGGTATGATTGCATTTGTAGGTTACGATGGATTTCTATATTCTGTCGGTTATCTTGCAGGTTGGATTGTTGCACTTTTTCTTGTTGCCGAACCATTAAAACGACTTGGTAAATTTACTTTTACCGATGCTTTAGATTCAAAATTTAATTCGAAAGCAATTCAATTGTCTGCGGCAATTAGTACATTGATAGTTTCAATTTTTTACCTGATTCCTCAAATGGTTGGTGCCGGTGCTTTGGTTACTCCACTGCTTGGCTTACCTCACTGGGTTGGAGTTGTAATTGTTGGAGCAATTGTAGTTTTTATTGTAGCTACTGCCGGAATGACTTCTACTACTTACGTACAATTTATCAAGGGAGGCTTGTTGATTATTTTCTCTACAATTTTGGCTATATATATATTCAACAATGGTTTGTCCTTAACACCAGACAATGAAGAAAATAAATATCATCAATTTGTTACATTAACACCCACAATCGAAAATAATGTTCTAAGTGTTGAGGGCTACAATATTGTAAAAGAGAAAGAAGTAAAAGGCCATCAATTTGTAAAAATTAAGAAAAACAATGTAGCCAGATGGTACGATCTTGTGAAAGAAAATGGATTACCAGTTCTTAAAGAAATGCTTTCTACTACAGTTCCCAGCAATGGTGAAAAACTTTACAATGGCGAGCCTAAAGAAAATGCAAAGTTCTATCAGGTGGGGCACATGAGTAAAATTATTGTTGATGGCAAAGAAGTTGAAAGTACCGGACCTTTAGGACCATTCAAATTTTTATCGACAATAGAAAAAAGCGAACTTGTCAGGTTCCTGAAAGTAAAATTCAACGATGGCGATGATAAAGTCGTTGTTTGGCATCAGAGAATCACTTCCGGAAAAGAAATGATGATGCCCGGTCTTAAATTTAAAATTGGGAAAGGTGCTAATTTCTGGACTAAACTAAATTTTGTTTCATTGATGTTAGCCTTATTTCTCGGAACAGCATCATTACCTCATATTTTGATTAGATACTATACAGTAAAAAGTCAAAAAGATGCAAGAAAATCAACTATTGTAGCAATTGGTGCAATAGGAGGTTTTTATGTATTAACTTTATTTATGGGACTTGGAGCAGCTGTAAATGGCGTTCTCGATGTAGAAAGTAGTAATATGTCCGGTCCATTGCTTGCCAAAGCATTTGGTGTAGGATTGTTCTCAATAATTTCAGCCATTGCATTTGCCACAATTCTCGGAACTGTGAGCGGACTGATAGTTGCATCTTCAGGAGCAATTGCACATGACCTTATCGACAACTATCTTGGCAAAAATTTGGGAGATGATGGTAAAGTTAGAGCTGGAAAAATTGCAGCATTTGCTGTTGGGGTAGTTGCAATAATTCTCGGAATTTCCTTTAAAGGGATGAATGTTTCGTTCTTAGTAGGCTGGGCATTTGCTGTTGCAGCCTCGGCAAACCTTCCTGCAATTCTAATGCTATTGTTCTGGAAAAAAACTACTGCAAAAGGAATTGCATGGTCTATAGTTGCCGGAATAATTTCTGCCTTAGGAATTATTCTTACTTCGCCGACTATGTGGGATAGATACGGTTTAGACAAAGCCGATGCTCCTCATATGCTCGACAATCCTGCAATTATTTCATTTACTCTTGCATTAGTGGTATTGATTTTTGTATCTCTTTCAACTCAAAAAGATAATGATAAATTAGCTCAAAAATAG
- a CDS encoding TonB-dependent receptor, translating to MKKVLIFLILTFSVSVVFPQEKDSLIINQKLDEIVISASRTKRKIEDIPALVDLIKSEEIENFPMNNVDDILKSAANIYVNRSWGLFSKNSAVTMRGLESSARTLVLVDNVPKNKIAGGSVNWHNINPETIERIEIIKGPASALYGNNALGGVINIITKKPEKRLEGSAKTFYGTYNIFGSSINLAGSEIRESKGLYWDFNGFYQQGDGYIFEPPELLDETDVETYLKEYGGGTKLGYMFNKSNSIEIVYDYYDEKRGAGRQVFVEDGSYETYITNQIKSKYTGKIGKAILNAVFYFTEENFYGQKESLNDYAEYKLLDSYTDKIDKGFWATYSNRMLNKNFVTIGLELKMGDVDGNEIYRTSPDKIDFHSKMNILGIFIQDEINFFSDKLKLIAGLRNDIVRFYDGFQNVSEPTKTTGFTESFTELFKENEWYALSPKIALQYSLNKKSKIYTSFGTGFKPPKLKDLSQTGKIRKGFRLANPNLKPETLNSFELGYSNIFLEKIKVNTAVYYSIGEDFQYLIGNGDSIDTGGTDLKPVLQSDNVAKIRVLGGEFSLSYFVNKAISINANYSYNNTKIVDFEISELNLDKNLDGKYMIDVSPHLFYADLNWKSKFFTAIFNCNYVDEQWYDDENTILIEDYFITNLKISKTIKTHYKIYFDVQNIFDNEFVDRKGKLSPGRLIIGGIRYNF from the coding sequence ATGAAAAAAGTATTAATATTCTTAATTCTGACATTTTCAGTATCCGTAGTTTTTCCTCAGGAAAAAGATTCATTAATAATTAATCAAAAACTTGACGAAATTGTTATTTCTGCTTCCCGCACCAAAAGGAAAATTGAAGATATTCCTGCTCTGGTTGACCTTATAAAATCTGAGGAAATTGAAAATTTTCCAATGAATAATGTTGATGATATTTTAAAATCGGCGGCAAATATTTATGTAAATCGTAGCTGGGGCTTATTTTCGAAAAATTCTGCTGTAACTATGCGTGGATTGGAAAGTAGTGCAAGAACATTAGTTTTGGTAGATAATGTTCCGAAAAATAAAATTGCCGGCGGTTCTGTAAATTGGCATAATATTAATCCCGAAACAATCGAAAGAATAGAGATAATCAAAGGCCCGGCTTCTGCATTATACGGCAACAATGCTTTAGGAGGGGTTATCAATATTATTACAAAAAAACCGGAGAAAAGACTCGAAGGTTCTGCAAAAACCTTCTACGGAACTTATAATATTTTTGGAAGTTCGATAAATTTAGCCGGCAGCGAAATACGCGAAAGCAAGGGTTTATATTGGGATTTTAATGGTTTTTACCAACAGGGAGACGGCTACATTTTTGAGCCACCAGAACTTCTCGACGAAACCGATGTCGAAACATATTTGAAGGAATATGGCGGAGGGACAAAACTTGGATATATGTTCAATAAATCGAATAGTATAGAAATTGTTTATGATTATTATGATGAAAAGCGGGGGGCAGGAAGGCAGGTTTTTGTTGAAGACGGGAGCTACGAAACTTATATCACGAATCAAATTAAATCGAAATATACAGGTAAAATTGGAAAAGCCATTTTAAATGCAGTTTTTTATTTTACCGAAGAAAATTTTTATGGGCAGAAAGAATCATTGAACGATTATGCTGAGTATAAACTACTTGATTCCTATACTGACAAAATCGACAAAGGATTTTGGGCAACTTATTCAAATCGAATGTTGAACAAGAATTTTGTAACAATAGGATTAGAACTAAAAATGGGCGATGTCGATGGAAATGAGATATATCGAACTTCACCCGACAAAATTGATTTTCATAGCAAAATGAATATTCTTGGAATTTTTATTCAGGATGAAATAAACTTTTTTTCGGATAAATTAAAGTTGATTGCAGGTTTAAGAAACGACATTGTAAGGTTCTACGATGGTTTCCAAAATGTAAGTGAACCAACAAAAACTACTGGATTCACTGAAAGTTTTACTGAGCTTTTTAAAGAAAATGAATGGTATGCTTTAAGTCCGAAAATCGCACTTCAATATTCTCTAAATAAAAAATCGAAAATTTACACATCTTTTGGAACTGGATTTAAACCGCCAAAACTTAAAGATTTAAGCCAGACAGGCAAAATTCGTAAAGGTTTTCGCTTGGCAAATCCGAATTTGAAACCTGAAACTTTAAACTCCTTTGAATTGGGGTATTCTAATATTTTTCTGGAAAAGATAAAAGTAAATACTGCTGTTTATTATTCTATCGGCGAAGATTTTCAATATTTGATAGGAAATGGAGATTCTATTGATACCGGAGGAACCGATTTAAAACCAGTGCTGCAATCAGACAATGTTGCAAAAATAAGGGTTTTGGGTGGTGAGTTTAGTTTGAGCTATTTTGTGAATAAGGCAATTTCAATAAATGCCAACTATTCATACAATAATACGAAAATTGTAGATTTTGAAATTTCAGAATTGAATCTTGACAAAAATCTGGATGGAAAGTATATGATAGATGTTTCGCCGCATTTATTTTATGCCGATTTAAATTGGAAAAGCAAATTCTTTACAGCAATCTTCAACTGCAACTATGTTGACGAACAATGGTACGACGACGAAAATACAATATTGATTGAAGATTATTTTATTACAAATCTGAAAATATCAAAAACAATAAAAACGCATTATAAAATCTATTTCGATGTTCAAAATATTTTTGATAATGAATTTGTAGATAGAAAAGGGAAATTGTCTCCCGGACGATTAATTATTGGTGGGATTCGATATAATTTTTGA